A part of Paenibacillus sp. 481 genomic DNA contains:
- a CDS encoding ABC transporter ATP-binding protein: MLNVLEVNIESAGYETGNAKVHHIQFEVGTGQLVGLIGPNGAGKSTTIKTILGTMQEVKGEIRIGDGTGIYAYVPEQPILYDTLTLWEHLQLASAAHEIPEETLHERADELLEMFQLQEVKHHFPSTFSKGMQQKLMLIIAFILKPALYIVDEPFVGLDPRATGRFLRMLQAEKERGAGVLMCTHVLDTAERVCDSFILLHQGQIVARGTLDEVRAVSGIPDGTLFECFEALT; the protein is encoded by the coding sequence ATTCTGAATGTATTAGAAGTCAACATTGAATCGGCAGGTTATGAGACAGGGAATGCTAAAGTTCACCACATCCAATTCGAAGTTGGAACAGGACAGCTTGTCGGATTAATCGGACCTAACGGAGCTGGGAAAAGTACGACGATTAAGACGATACTTGGTACTATGCAGGAAGTTAAAGGGGAAATCCGGATTGGGGATGGCACGGGGATTTATGCCTATGTGCCGGAACAGCCTATTTTATATGATACGCTGACGTTATGGGAGCATTTGCAGTTAGCGTCTGCCGCCCATGAGATCCCAGAGGAGACGCTGCACGAGCGAGCGGATGAACTGTTAGAGATGTTCCAGCTCCAAGAAGTGAAGCATCACTTTCCGTCCACCTTCTCAAAAGGGATGCAACAGAAGCTGATGCTTATTATTGCATTCATTTTAAAGCCAGCGTTGTATATTGTAGACGAGCCGTTCGTTGGGCTAGATCCACGTGCGACAGGGCGTTTTCTTCGCATGCTCCAAGCGGAAAAAGAGCGTGGAGCGGGCGTGTTAATGTGTACGCACGTCCTTGATACGGCGGAACGCGTGTGCGACTCTTTTATTTTACTTCATCAGGGCCAAATTGTTGCCCGAGGAACGTTAGATGAAGTGAGAGCTGTGAGTGGAATTCCAGATGGCACGCTATTTGAGTGCTTTGAGGCGCTAACATGA
- a CDS encoding ABC transporter substrate-binding protein — protein sequence MSRAYLARLSSIFVMFIFLILPIVGCRTEHIATAPQDKVEPSAEQLPQRLTVWSYDGNYKSHAKQFEKLYPDVEVEVKEFTFDNHVEAYLQAMEDGSPPDIMEIENKNLGEFNAIEGIVNLLDPPFDAGRLKMDIAPTLWEMAKSFDKKALIALPITFSPKVTFYRKDIIEKYGFPSEPEELAAYMKESKNWLKMARELKKDGIFIAQWDSEALELSESTMALFDESLMFNRNSLLIKQGLSLAREVNQRGLGANTSIWNETGQKMLRSGNLAMVYMGAWGEYRLHDWAPNTAGLWRATSLPFGLYGFSDASSLMMSEHAKNKPLAWEFMKMVHQNGSTDSVVTAHLPSRRDLLEKKHTSTFLGGQLVNPLYMELADRMIVSRPTPLDLAVMGGYRSYINQYIYSHVSPDKVLSQIERKINQEMELERSILLDYLHASKLMYK from the coding sequence ATGTCGCGTGCTTACTTGGCGAGGCTCAGCTCGATTTTCGTCATGTTCATATTTCTTATATTGCCCATTGTTGGCTGTCGGACAGAGCATATTGCGACAGCACCACAGGATAAAGTCGAGCCGTCTGCAGAACAACTCCCGCAGCGATTGACCGTATGGAGCTACGATGGCAACTATAAGTCTCATGCAAAGCAGTTTGAGAAGCTTTATCCAGACGTAGAAGTAGAAGTAAAGGAATTTACGTTTGATAATCATGTGGAAGCGTATTTACAGGCAATGGAGGATGGAAGTCCACCTGATATTATGGAGATTGAAAATAAAAATCTTGGAGAGTTCAATGCGATCGAAGGAATTGTCAACTTGTTGGATCCGCCATTTGATGCAGGGCGTTTGAAGATGGATATTGCGCCTACATTGTGGGAGATGGCCAAGTCCTTTGATAAAAAGGCGCTGATCGCTTTGCCTATTACTTTTTCACCCAAAGTAACTTTCTATCGCAAGGATATTATAGAGAAATACGGTTTCCCATCAGAGCCTGAAGAGCTTGCTGCTTATATGAAAGAATCTAAAAATTGGCTAAAAATGGCAAGAGAGTTAAAGAAGGATGGCATTTTTATTGCACAGTGGGATTCCGAAGCTTTGGAGCTATCTGAGTCAACAATGGCCCTCTTTGACGAAAGCTTAATGTTTAATCGGAACAGTCTGTTGATTAAGCAGGGTCTGTCCTTAGCCCGCGAAGTAAATCAGCGCGGACTTGGTGCGAACACGAGCATATGGAATGAAACAGGACAGAAAATGCTCCGCTCGGGGAATTTAGCTATGGTTTACATGGGGGCGTGGGGGGAGTATAGGCTACATGATTGGGCACCTAACACAGCAGGACTTTGGCGCGCGACAAGCCTTCCCTTTGGCTTATATGGATTTTCCGATGCCAGCTCACTCATGATGTCTGAACATGCGAAGAACAAACCACTCGCTTGGGAATTTATGAAGATGGTTCATCAGAACGGAAGTACAGATTCGGTTGTAACCGCTCATTTACCATCTCGTCGTGATTTGCTCGAAAAAAAGCACACTAGTACATTTCTAGGCGGACAACTGGTGAACCCGTTGTATATGGAATTAGCAGATCGGATGATTGTGTCTCGTCCAACTCCGCTGGATCTAGCAGTAATGGGTGGGTACCGGTCCTACATCAACCAATATATTTACTCTCATGTATCGCCAGATAAGGTATTGTCACAAATTGAACGAAAAATTAATCAAGAGATGGAATTGGAGAGAAGCATACTACTCGACTATTTGCATGCTAGTAAGTTGATGTATAAGTAG
- the nadE gene encoding ammonia-dependent NAD(+) synthetase, whose product MSLQQEIIERFNVQAQIDPVAEIRKRVDFLKQYVKQAGTTGLLIAISGGIDSAVAAGLCKQATDELAAETGQPYMTLGVFQPYGEQVDIADSYAVAEAFQLKHTIETNIEDAVNEIALEVEQSFKHMNNPRHLSIPGKGNVKARIRMVTQYALAFDLNLLVVGTDHASEALTGFYTKWGDGAVDITPLASLNKRQVRQLASHLNVPSSVIDKAPTAGLWEGQTDEKELGITYEHNSDYLEGKVVPDDVREKIEQQYRKTEHKRSPIPGI is encoded by the coding sequence ATGAGTTTGCAGCAGGAAATTATCGAGCGCTTCAATGTTCAAGCACAAATTGATCCCGTTGCGGAAATCCGCAAGCGCGTCGATTTTTTAAAGCAATATGTGAAACAAGCGGGCACAACTGGATTGTTGATCGCCATCAGTGGCGGTATTGACAGCGCGGTAGCAGCTGGCCTGTGCAAGCAGGCGACTGACGAGCTGGCCGCTGAAACAGGCCAGCCGTATATGACGCTTGGCGTCTTCCAGCCTTATGGCGAGCAAGTAGACATCGCGGACAGCTATGCTGTGGCGGAAGCGTTCCAATTGAAACATACGATTGAGACGAACATTGAAGATGCGGTAAATGAAATCGCACTTGAAGTCGAGCAATCGTTCAAGCATATGAACAATCCTCGCCATCTAAGCATTCCAGGCAAGGGCAACGTGAAGGCGCGTATTCGGATGGTTACACAATACGCGTTGGCATTTGATTTGAATTTGCTCGTGGTCGGTACCGATCACGCTTCAGAAGCGTTAACTGGCTTCTACACGAAGTGGGGCGACGGCGCAGTTGATATTACACCGCTTGCTTCGTTGAACAAGCGTCAAGTTCGTCAATTGGCGAGTCATTTGAATGTGCCTTCAAGTGTGATCGACAAAGCGCCTACGGCTGGCCTATGGGAAGGTCAGACGGACGAGAAAGAGCTAGGGATTACATACGAGCACAACAGCGACTATTTGGAAGGCAAAGTAGTGCCGGACGATGTGCGTGAAAAGATCGAACAACAATACCGGAAGACAGAGCATAAGCGCTCACCGATTCCTGGTATTTAA
- a CDS encoding ABC transporter permease — protein MKGPYALVLHRYRQHAISEWKAVRSAIDWTVALYFVIPSLLLGIRFYWGWWNEPLPQAWLNVPVTLWLLPLLIPILFADLRTWSEAGDILFLRQKTKWWQTFVRFGCIECAVKQALIVMMTAVVLLPWLVRGYELNLLAISSLAGSVWISSCLAAVLRNAVHVCWSGWRRALLQLLIFVGLLAYGVGLCLLVEMPFILLGISMVVLYITMLLVRWRVRARYTFERDVKADYAKRMKLTGALLVSGQNIERPSSLRGSRPLLFRKSGYVMRCRTHAQRIGAIGVKALLRGGSNLMFYLQLTSVGVYASVMTGLKNEIIALIMLPVLCLIMGYWLSSYWKHFMEGELPAMFTFKPADIKGGAMHAALMLSWLPGALWAGAAGVVIAPVWAVPLFMVAGAGLAMLVSLTFASERVAMHKSIRNDN, from the coding sequence ATGAAGGGGCCATATGCGTTAGTTCTGCATCGTTATCGTCAACATGCAATTTCGGAATGGAAAGCAGTACGAAGCGCGATAGATTGGACGGTGGCGCTTTATTTTGTAATCCCGTCTTTGCTGCTGGGCATCCGATTTTATTGGGGCTGGTGGAATGAGCCATTACCACAGGCTTGGTTAAATGTGCCTGTAACGCTGTGGCTGCTCCCGTTGTTAATTCCGATCTTGTTTGCTGATTTACGTACGTGGTCGGAAGCGGGCGACATATTATTTTTACGTCAAAAGACAAAATGGTGGCAGACGTTCGTCCGTTTTGGCTGCATCGAGTGCGCGGTAAAGCAGGCCCTGATCGTTATGATGACTGCGGTCGTCTTACTGCCTTGGCTCGTACGTGGTTACGAGCTGAATCTATTGGCGATTAGTAGCTTGGCAGGCAGCGTATGGATCAGCAGTTGCTTAGCTGCTGTGCTGCGTAATGCTGTTCATGTGTGTTGGAGTGGTTGGCGTCGGGCCTTGCTGCAACTGCTCATTTTTGTGGGACTACTAGCTTACGGAGTTGGACTATGTTTACTTGTGGAGATGCCGTTCATATTGCTTGGAATCAGCATGGTCGTACTCTACATCACGATGTTATTAGTACGATGGAGAGTCAGGGCTCGCTACACATTTGAACGTGATGTAAAGGCAGACTATGCAAAGAGGATGAAGCTGACCGGAGCATTGTTAGTTAGCGGGCAAAATATAGAAAGGCCCTCGTCGTTGCGGGGATCGAGACCGCTATTGTTTCGGAAATCAGGCTATGTCATGAGATGTCGAACACATGCACAGCGCATCGGTGCAATTGGGGTAAAAGCGTTGCTGCGTGGGGGAAGCAATCTCATGTTCTATTTGCAGCTTACAAGTGTTGGAGTCTATGCTTCTGTTATGACTGGTTTGAAAAATGAGATTATTGCGTTGATCATGTTGCCTGTTCTGTGTCTCATTATGGGGTATTGGTTGAGCAGTTACTGGAAGCATTTTATGGAGGGTGAGCTGCCGGCGATGTTTACCTTTAAGCCTGCGGACATTAAGGGCGGAGCTATGCACGCGGCGCTTATGTTAAGTTGGCTGCCAGGAGCTTTATGGGCTGGTGCGGCGGGTGTTGTCATCGCACCTGTGTGGGCAGTGCCGCTATTTATGGTGGCAGGAGCGGGCTTAGCGATGCTTGTTAGTTTAACTTTTGCGTCGGAGCGTGTTGCTATGCATAAATCGATTCGGAACGACAACTAA
- a CDS encoding prolipoprotein diacylglyceryl transferase, with protein MDVIQIGAVTIQWAMLVSVASLLIGVVAISFRARMEGASRAWTDWALAVVIMLMLNEKIGYLWDSPSIIWEQTSAMLYLSGTSTNGNILLVIGLAAWTAVYLRKHQLSVLMLADLAVHGVLAAVAAYGWVYTLNGSSAPSFTSLPLPSGMTPDGIPPLESLLCVVMLCMLWLSRRSLGSLYDARVVALAWGIIGMLTSLVKIHDSLVLGLAPAQWMFGGLLAIAFVMTRYKERILADSTGSTESNVATELLEATETNDATALKDATESIKSSERT; from the coding sequence GTGGACGTCATTCAAATTGGAGCAGTGACCATACAGTGGGCAATGCTCGTTAGTGTTGCTTCTCTGCTTATCGGCGTTGTCGCTATCTCCTTTCGTGCGCGGATGGAAGGCGCATCACGTGCGTGGACAGATTGGGCTTTAGCCGTAGTCATCATGCTTATGCTCAATGAGAAGATAGGCTACTTGTGGGACTCGCCGTCTATTATATGGGAGCAGACGAGCGCAATGCTGTACTTGAGCGGTACTTCGACGAATGGCAACATTCTGCTCGTAATCGGATTAGCCGCTTGGACAGCTGTCTACTTGCGTAAGCATCAGCTAAGTGTGCTTATGTTAGCGGATCTAGCTGTTCATGGTGTGCTAGCGGCAGTTGCTGCGTACGGCTGGGTGTATACGCTGAACGGTTCTAGTGCGCCAAGCTTCACATCTTTGCCGCTGCCAAGCGGGATGACGCCTGATGGCATCCCGCCGTTGGAATCTCTGCTGTGCGTGGTCATGCTATGTATGCTCTGGCTAAGTCGGCGGTCGCTCGGATCGCTTTATGACGCGCGAGTCGTTGCGTTAGCATGGGGGATCATCGGGATGTTGACCAGTTTGGTGAAAATTCACGATTCATTGGTGCTCGGTCTTGCCCCTGCACAGTGGATGTTTGGTGGGCTGTTAGCTATTGCTTTCGTGATGACGCGTTATAAAGAGCGAATTCTTGCCGACTCAACGGGGTCGACAGAATCAAATGTTGCAACAGAATTGCTCGAAGCAACAGAAACAAACGATGCAACAGCATTAAAAGATGCAACAGAATCAATCAAATCGTCTGAACGGACTTAA
- a CDS encoding spore protein → MSQDSKAQQQQAKQNSSGKDRNPGVQDKRLNGPNRPST, encoded by the coding sequence ATGAGCCAAGATTCAAAAGCTCAACAGCAGCAAGCAAAGCAAAACAGTTCTGGAAAAGATCGTAACCCTGGCGTACAGGATAAGCGGCTGAACGGGCCTAATCGTCCTTCAACGTAA
- a CDS encoding type 1 glutamine amidotransferase family protein, which produces MNNTIYLYVFDTMSDWEIGYLTAELNSGRFYKKGLSPSKIVTVGLEKKLVTTMGGLKILPDITLDECSMESIDALILPGGDTWTEAIHQPIFTIVERCLQEGIWVAAICGATMGLAQTGLLNSRWHTSNDREYLKMICPSYTGEHYYKMEPAVTDGKLITASGIAPLEFAMHVLRGLDVFSSNTLDAWYSLNKTQDSNYYYELMNSIQ; this is translated from the coding sequence ATGAATAATACGATATACCTTTATGTGTTCGACACCATGTCAGACTGGGAAATAGGTTACTTAACTGCCGAACTGAACTCGGGAAGATTTTATAAAAAGGGGTTGTCCCCATCTAAAATAGTTACCGTGGGCCTGGAGAAGAAGCTTGTAACTACGATGGGCGGATTGAAAATACTACCTGACATCACGCTGGATGAGTGCAGCATGGAAAGCATAGATGCATTGATTTTACCCGGTGGAGATACGTGGACAGAAGCCATTCACCAACCGATCTTTACAATCGTTGAGAGGTGTTTACAGGAAGGGATATGGGTTGCAGCGATTTGTGGCGCTACCATGGGGCTTGCCCAGACGGGATTGCTGAATTCACGTTGGCATACAAGCAATGATCGGGAATACCTTAAAATGATCTGTCCCTCTTACACGGGCGAGCATTATTACAAAATGGAACCTGCTGTAACGGATGGAAAACTGATCACGGCATCTGGAATAGCTCCGTTAGAATTTGCTATGCACGTCTTGAGAGGACTGGATGTGTTCTCATCGAACACACTAGATGCTTGGTATAGTCTTAATAAGACCCAAGACTCCAACTATTATTATGAGTTGATGAACTCAATCCAATAA
- a CDS encoding DNA alkylation repair protein: MNLSQVMSELEAYGSEQHRKTFRRHGAQDPLFGVTFGNLTKLKKTIKCNHALAEELFATGNTDAQTLATMVADPQAMTKSDIERWLSKMNYYTLIDVFMSNVVIKSAYAEELANQWILSTDEWIGRAGWQLVALLALHHKQLSDEPFVRYAQLVKDEVHQRPNRTREAMNGALIAIGIRNEQLETLIRELVPLIGPIHVDHGETNCKTPDPIPYIEKAKARKK; the protein is encoded by the coding sequence ATGAACCTATCTCAAGTCATGTCCGAATTGGAAGCGTACGGTTCAGAGCAGCACCGGAAAACGTTTCGCCGCCACGGCGCCCAAGATCCGTTGTTTGGTGTCACCTTCGGTAACTTAACCAAACTCAAAAAGACGATCAAGTGCAATCACGCACTCGCCGAAGAGCTGTTCGCGACCGGAAATACGGATGCACAGACACTAGCTACTATGGTTGCTGATCCACAAGCGATGACCAAGTCAGATATCGAACGTTGGCTGTCCAAAATGAACTACTATACGTTAATTGACGTGTTTATGTCCAACGTTGTTATCAAATCAGCTTATGCTGAAGAGCTTGCTAACCAGTGGATCCTGTCCACAGACGAATGGATTGGCAGAGCTGGCTGGCAGTTAGTTGCATTGCTGGCACTTCACCATAAGCAATTAAGTGACGAGCCGTTCGTTCGCTATGCGCAGCTCGTCAAGGATGAAGTGCATCAACGCCCGAATCGGACGCGGGAGGCCATGAACGGAGCGCTTATCGCCATCGGCATCCGCAATGAGCAGCTTGAAACATTGATCAGAGAACTGGTTCCGCTAATTGGCCCGATTCACGTCGATCATGGAGAGACAAATTGCAAAACGCCCGACCCGATTCCTTATATTGAAAAAGCAAAAGCTCGCAAAAAATAA
- a CDS encoding DNA/RNA helicase, with translation MQEAAIRFQFPDAASAKLAFDTLQELGYTPVFDEDSSEQADASASSRILHVHVDNRDLTSAFEIAEAFGGQLIEEAALTESSIMNAAYGLDMISIPAHLVNEDWVDNDNYVRVDPTGDDLSHRDEEAFGWHDDEDTTNHFEGGIHM, from the coding sequence ATGCAAGAAGCGGCCATTCGATTTCAATTTCCAGATGCGGCTAGTGCCAAGCTCGCATTCGACACATTGCAGGAACTAGGTTACACGCCCGTGTTCGACGAGGACAGCTCGGAACAAGCAGATGCTAGCGCAAGCTCACGTATATTGCACGTTCATGTCGATAACCGTGACCTTACTTCTGCTTTTGAAATTGCAGAAGCGTTCGGTGGACAGCTGATTGAAGAGGCGGCACTCACAGAGTCGTCGATTATGAATGCGGCATACGGCTTAGATATGATTTCGATACCTGCTCATCTGGTGAACGAAGATTGGGTCGATAACGATAATTATGTCAGAGTGGACCCGACAGGCGATGATTTGTCGCATCGGGATGAGGAGGCGTTCGGCTGGCATGATGATGAGGATACGACGAACCATTTTGAAGGCGGCATTCACATGTAA
- a CDS encoding NAD(P)/FAD-dependent oxidoreductase, which translates to MQTDVIIIGGGPSGLMAAIAAAEHGGRVMLVDKGDKLGRKLGISGGGRCNVTNNKSFDEIIRHIPGNGRFLYSAFSHFSNTDIIAFFEQLGIALKEEDNGRMFPVTDKAKTVVDSLIGEVRRLGVDIRINHPVDEVLYNHEEGRVRGVRFRDGSIVTTKAVIIATGGKSVPQTGSTGDGYPWAETAGHTITDLYPTEVPLTSNAFFIREKTLQGLSLRDIRLAVWNEKGKKIVEHEGDMIFTHFGISGPTALRCSQFVVKEKKRTGRETVQLTIDLKPDQSVDELVQSTLSLYANEPKKAVKNILKTVIPEKMVPLLLQLAEIDESITYDHIPKQPWHEMCKLMKAFPIKINGTLSIEAAFVTGGGIHLKELDPKTMGSKLMEGLYFCGEVLDIHGYTGGYNITAAFTTGYTAGKHAAIQLTHKV; encoded by the coding sequence ATGCAAACTGATGTAATTATTATTGGCGGCGGCCCTTCCGGTCTAATGGCAGCTATTGCAGCTGCTGAACACGGTGGACGCGTTATGCTCGTGGATAAAGGGGATAAGCTCGGGCGCAAGCTGGGCATTTCCGGCGGCGGGCGTTGCAATGTAACGAATAACAAGAGCTTTGATGAAATTATTCGCCATATCCCCGGAAACGGGCGATTTTTGTATAGTGCGTTTAGCCATTTCAGCAATACGGATATTATCGCCTTCTTCGAGCAGCTTGGCATCGCGTTGAAGGAAGAAGACAATGGCCGTATGTTTCCCGTGACGGATAAGGCGAAGACGGTTGTCGACTCTCTCATAGGAGAAGTCCGACGCCTTGGTGTTGATATTCGTATCAATCATCCTGTGGATGAAGTGCTGTACAATCACGAAGAAGGCCGCGTGCGTGGTGTTCGCTTTCGTGACGGCAGTATCGTTACTACAAAGGCGGTTATTATTGCAACTGGAGGCAAGTCTGTCCCTCAGACCGGTTCAACAGGCGATGGTTATCCTTGGGCGGAAACGGCAGGCCATACGATCACAGACCTGTATCCGACAGAGGTTCCACTCACGTCGAACGCCTTTTTCATTCGTGAAAAGACGTTGCAAGGATTGTCTCTGCGCGATATTCGTTTAGCGGTGTGGAACGAAAAAGGGAAAAAAATTGTTGAGCATGAAGGGGATATGATCTTCACTCACTTTGGCATCTCTGGGCCGACTGCGCTGCGCTGTAGCCAGTTTGTCGTGAAAGAGAAGAAGCGTACTGGCAGAGAGACGGTACAGCTTACAATCGACCTCAAGCCCGATCAATCGGTGGACGAGTTGGTTCAAAGTACGCTTAGTCTATATGCGAACGAACCGAAGAAAGCCGTTAAGAACATTCTTAAAACGGTCATTCCTGAAAAAATGGTTCCGCTGCTGCTCCAACTCGCGGAGATCGATGAATCCATCACGTATGACCATATTCCGAAGCAGCCATGGCACGAGATGTGCAAGCTAATGAAGGCGTTCCCGATCAAAATAAACGGGACCTTGTCCATTGAAGCAGCCTTCGTTACGGGTGGAGGCATTCACTTAAAAGAGCTTGATCCGAAAACGATGGGCTCCAAGTTAATGGAAGGACTCTATTTCTGTGGCGAGGTGTTAGATATTCACGGTTATACGGGTGGCTATAACATTACGGCTGCCTTTACAACTGGATATACGGCAGGCAAGCACGCTGCGATCCAGTTAACTCATAAAGTTTAG
- a CDS encoding BrxA/BrxB family bacilliredoxin: MSMSFEQYMSDMVQPMRTELTNMGVVELRTAEEVEEKLPTAKGTALVVVNSVCGCAAGQCRPGIRQALEHDVTPDHLFTVFAGQDKEATAKAREYFAPYPPSSPSIALMKDGELVHFIERLSIENRSAEDIAAELQAAFDRFCR; encoded by the coding sequence ATGTCTATGTCTTTTGAGCAATATATGTCCGATATGGTACAACCAATGCGTACGGAATTGACGAACATGGGAGTCGTCGAGTTGCGTACAGCTGAAGAGGTTGAAGAAAAGTTGCCAACTGCTAAGGGAACAGCGCTTGTCGTTGTAAACTCGGTGTGTGGCTGTGCGGCAGGTCAATGTCGTCCAGGTATTCGCCAAGCGTTGGAGCATGATGTAACACCGGATCACTTGTTCACGGTGTTTGCTGGCCAAGATAAAGAGGCAACGGCAAAAGCGCGCGAATACTTTGCGCCATACCCGCCTTCTTCGCCATCGATCGCCCTGATGAAAGACGGCGAACTTGTTCATTTTATCGAGCGTCTTAGCATTGAAAACCGTTCGGCAGAAGACATTGCAGCGGAATTGCAAGCTGCGTTTGACCGTTTCTGCCGTTAA
- a CDS encoding two-component system sensor histidine kinase NtrB, producing the protein MYTALTETILQIFVVCIPVFSCQFVLMQPGRRTRSHLMISLASAITVLLCVAFSFYSHPWQPFDFRLLPYMLAILYGGFRLALIVIIGYVLTLVGLNTLGGQPDSSIWSDILLYVTPFIYAYIPRFHRQGSRAKIITVLSFIAVGVVLHFLVYRMSMWKSGISFGVDAGLVIAIYATVFIVTAWYVIFFIERVLERSLLQQSYQTVSRQYRQEVQKLSQLIDATPLCVIAVDANAKVTAINSEMIRTMQTFTPTVTKGDLLGARYEDLPPPIRFITKDKLLVMRALKGEETEMIVTDIEKRVFAIMASAILNDETGEIVGAIGMAHDITELTKLRAEASNMERLSLVGQMAASITHEIRNPMAVVRGFIQLIREKSPSHLHEYYRIVMEELDRANGIINDFLSLAQNRIVEKEQVDLHEMLSQLTPLLWADANMRGQEIELNLAEQLPTLQLNPKEIKQLILNLARNAMEAMEKRGTLTLETRLSDEGVQMLVRDTGPGMSDDIVSKLFEPFFTTKAKGTGLGLALCLSIMERHQGTIQVQTKEGGGTTFIVTFRHDECSRVASPPPIIQDEGTCYVKKR; encoded by the coding sequence ATGTACACTGCTTTAACAGAAACGATCCTACAAATTTTCGTCGTCTGTATTCCTGTATTCTCATGTCAGTTTGTGTTAATGCAGCCAGGTCGCCGCACACGATCACACCTTATGATCAGCCTTGCCTCCGCCATAACGGTATTGTTATGTGTAGCCTTTTCATTTTACAGTCATCCATGGCAACCCTTTGATTTTCGCTTATTGCCTTACATGCTCGCCATACTGTACGGCGGTTTCCGCTTAGCCCTCATTGTGATTATAGGATATGTATTGACATTAGTAGGGTTAAACACGTTGGGCGGGCAACCGGACAGTTCCATATGGAGCGATATTCTGTTGTATGTTACCCCGTTTATTTACGCATATATCCCTAGATTTCATCGGCAAGGCTCACGTGCCAAAATAATCACTGTCTTGTCTTTTATTGCTGTGGGCGTGGTGCTTCATTTCCTCGTTTATCGAATGAGTATGTGGAAAAGTGGGATCAGCTTTGGAGTCGATGCGGGACTCGTTATTGCTATTTATGCAACCGTATTCATTGTGACTGCATGGTACGTCATCTTTTTTATCGAACGCGTATTAGAAAGAAGTTTATTGCAGCAAAGCTATCAAACAGTATCGCGACAGTACCGTCAAGAAGTTCAGAAACTAAGCCAGCTCATTGATGCAACGCCACTCTGTGTAATTGCTGTAGATGCCAACGCTAAGGTTACCGCTATTAATAGCGAAATGATTCGAACGATGCAAACATTTACCCCAACTGTAACAAAGGGAGATTTGCTAGGGGCTCGCTATGAGGATTTGCCGCCTCCCATTCGATTTATTACGAAAGACAAGCTGCTTGTTATGCGTGCATTAAAAGGTGAAGAGACCGAAATGATCGTGACAGATATTGAAAAAAGGGTATTTGCGATTATGGCCTCAGCGATTCTGAACGACGAAACGGGGGAGATCGTCGGGGCGATCGGTATGGCTCACGATATAACGGAGTTAACGAAGCTACGCGCTGAAGCGAGCAATATGGAGCGACTAAGTCTAGTCGGCCAAATGGCGGCAAGTATTACCCATGAGATCCGGAATCCGATGGCTGTCGTGCGTGGCTTTATTCAATTAATACGTGAAAAAAGTCCAAGCCATTTGCACGAGTACTATCGCATCGTCATGGAGGAGCTTGATCGAGCAAATGGGATTATTAATGATTTTTTATCGTTAGCTCAGAATCGTATTGTGGAAAAGGAGCAAGTGGATCTGCATGAGATGTTGTCCCAATTAACCCCGCTCTTATGGGCGGATGCGAATATGCGTGGTCAAGAAATAGAGCTTAATCTCGCGGAGCAGCTACCGACGTTACAGCTTAATCCAAAGGAGATAAAGCAGCTTATTTTAAATTTGGCCCGCAATGCTATGGAGGCAATGGAGAAGCGAGGAACGCTTACGTTGGAGACGCGGCTTAGCGATGAAGGTGTACAAATGCTCGTTAGAGATACAGGACCAGGAATGTCAGACGACATTGTGAGTAAATTGTTCGAGCCCTTTTTTACGACGAAGGCCAAAGGAACAGGGCTTGGGCTGGCGCTCTGCTTAAGTATTATGGAGCGGCATCAAGGAACGATTCAAGTCCAGACAAAGGAAGGGGGAGGGACAACGTTCATCGTTACGTTTCGCCATGATGAATGCAGTCGGGTAGCTTCCCCTCCTCCGATCATACAAGATGAGGGAACGTGTTATGTCAAAAAACGATAA